Proteins encoded together in one Acipenser ruthenus chromosome 40, fAciRut3.2 maternal haplotype, whole genome shotgun sequence window:
- the LOC117397431 gene encoding probable ATP-dependent RNA helicase ddx6, which yields MSTARMETPVILGLSNQNGQLRGPVKPPGGPGGGGGGVTPTQQTNQIKNASVNNGNPYPAQTPNSTIKPGDDWKKNLQVPTKDMRMKTSDVTATKGNEFEDYCLKRELLMGIFEMGWEKPSPIQEESIPIALSGRDILARAKNGTGKSGAYLIPLLERIDLKKDCIQALVVVPTRELALQVSQISIQVSKHMGGVKVMATTGGTNLRDDIMRLDETVHVVIATPGRILDLIKKGVAKVSKVQMIVLDEADKLLSQDFVQIMEEIIGTLAKNRQVLLYSATFPTSVQKFMSTHLQKPYEINLMEELTLKGVTQYYAYVTERQKVHCLNTLFSRLQINQSIIFCNSSQRVELLAKKISQLGYSCFYIHAKMRQEHRNRVFHDFRNGLCRNLVCTDLFTRGIDIQAVNVVINFDFPKLAETYLHRIGRSGRFGHLGLAINLITYDDRFNLKGIEEQLGTEIKPIPGSIDKSLYVAEYHSETGEEDKL from the exons ATGAGCACTGCGAGAATGGAGACGCCAGTGATTCTGGGTTTGTCCAATCAGAATGGGCAGCTTCGAGGCCCCGTGAAGCCCCCAGGGGGCCCAGGGGGGGGTGGCGGAGGGGTGACCCCCACGCAACAGACCAACCAGATCAAGAACGCCAGCGTGAACAATGGGAACCCCTATCCGGCACAGACCCCCAACAGCACCATCAA gcCAGGTGATGACTGGAAGAAGAATTTGCAAGTCCCAACCAAGGATATGAGAATGAAAACTTCG GATGTGACGGCGACAAAAGGCAACGAGTTTGAAGATTACTGCCTGAAGCGGGAGCTGCTGATGGGAATATTTGAAATGGGCTGGGAGAAGCCATCGCCCATCCAG GAGGAGAGCATTCCCATTGCACTGTCTGGTAGGGATATTCTGGCCAGAGCCAAGAACGGCACAGGAAAGAGTGGAGCCTACCTCATCCCCTTACTGGAACGCATAGACCTGAAGAAGGACTGCATACAAG CTTTGGTCGTGGTCCCCACCAGGGAGCTGGCGCTGCAGGTCAGCCAGATCTCCATCCAGGTCAGCAAGCACATGGGCGGAGTCAAGGTGATGGCTACCACGGGAGGCACCAACCTGCGCGATGACATCATGAGGCTGGACGAGACTG TGCACGTGGTGATCGCAACACCGGGCCGCATCCTGGATCTCATTAAGAAGGGGGTGGCCAAGGTTAGCAAAGTGCAGATGATTGTACTGGATGAG GCAGACAAGCTGCTCTCCCAAGACTTTGTGCAGATAATGGAGGAGATCATCGGCACTCTGGCCAAGAACAGACAGGTCCTGCTGTACTCCGCCACCTTCCCCACCAGTGTACAGAAATTCATG AGCACGCACCTGCAGAAGCCCTATGAGATTAACCTGATGGAGGAGCTGACCCTGAAGGGGGTCACGCAGTACTATGCCTACGTGACGGAGAGGCAGAAGGTGCACTGTCTCAACACCCTGTTCTCACGG CTCCAGATAAACCAGTCTATAATCTTCTGTAACTCGTCCCAGCGGGTAGAGCTGCTGGCTAAAAAGATTTCCCAGCTGGGCTACTCCTGTTTCTACATCCACGCTAAAATGAGGCAG gagcATCGTAACCGTGTGTTCCACGACTTCAGGAATGGCCTGTGTCGCAATCTCGTTTGCACTG ACCTGTTTACTCGTGGTATTGACATCCAGGCTGTGAACGTGGTGATCAACTTCGACTTCCCCAAGCTGGCGGAGACGTACCTGCACCGCATCGGCAGATCCG GCCGGTTCGGGCACCTGGGTCTGGCCATTAATCTGATCACCTACGACGACCGGTTCAACCTGAAGGGCATCGAGGAGCAGCTGGGCACGGAGATCAAGCCCATTCCCGGCAGCATCGACAAGAGCCTGTATGTGGCGGAGTACCACAGCGAGACCGGGGAGGAGGACAAGCTGTGA